Sequence from the Acropora muricata isolate sample 2 chromosome 10, ASM3666990v1, whole genome shotgun sequence genome:
AGGTCAAACACAGTTGTACTGACAGCTTCATATATTTTGCCCAATTTGAAGCAATTTCCATGGTAAATGTCTGATAAATCCAGGGGGGGGGTTCCCTGTCTCCCCCCTGAAAGATCCAGAACACAAACCAGTTTGTCTTTTCCAGTTTTAGAATAGACTATTTAAAATGGCTAAGTTTCGTTGGAAATCGGGGAGATGACATGTAGCAGCCCTGCTTGGTACTTCCGTGAACTCACCCTTAAGGCCCGTAAAATGTTTTTTACTCTTCGCATTCATCTTAGTCTCTCTTATGCATCTAGAATTGGGCTTCTTATATTTTCGCTTCTTATACTGAGAACGTTCCTTAGCAACCTTTTCTTGTTGAACATAAGGCCTGGTAGCTCAGCTTCTATCCCAATCAGGAAAAGCCAAAGTAATTCAACGTCTATGGATCCACGAGTACAAGCTATCCTTGCCCAGtatgaagaagaagagaagcaagaacaaaagaaaagcaagccGAAAACCCCCGAGCCACCGAGAAATTTGGAGGATTGGCTTGAGAGACGACCGGCAGGACTACAGGAATGGCCTGATAAAGTGGTTTTTGACTCGAAATTTGAGATCTCTGTTTCCTCTGTTGGACTTGGAAGTTTGCAGGATATCATGGATGATTTGGCACACCATGCCCGTATCCTTTCACGATGATATGTTATTAGGACAAGCAGTTGTTGTCATGTCATGGCAGTTAAACGATGACCTGATCAGATTGCATGTTTACAATGGTTCGAGATATCACAAACAGCCTTCCGGGAAAACGGCGAACTTTGACTGAAATTTGGCCTCTGTCAGATTTAGTCGCATCCCTCTTTTTTTGTTATGCAtcccttttgttttgttatttataTATGAATGCGCAGTACAGTCGCGTACTGTACGTTATTGGCATTAGAAGGTTATTCATTACTGCaagtaaaataatatataattattgttctgGTGAACGGAAAAAGTGTATGTATGATAAATTAGGGAATTATGTGGAAATCTTGACGTAGAAGCCTGCTGTTGGTTGCTGGCTATCATATCAGCAACAAGTACAAATCCTGATCTCTGTGATGTTATCATTAAATGCACTATCTTTCAAAGAAAGGGGGGAGTTCTCTGTGGTTATGCAATCTGGAACCACCCCCCCCAACCCCTTTCATTGCTCTTTGCAAAAGATTCTCAGCCAGTTTGAGTTACTGGTTGTGCTATTAACTTCTATCAACAGTTATAGTTATTTCCTaaattttttacgatttttcaGACTCAATTAATTAATTGTATAACATTAAGTTCACTGGGTAGCCTTTTTCAGGCTTGCTTCATCTCTTTTAGAAAAAACAACCCAAAATTTGGTCAGTATCCACTGATATGGTCACTTGATGCGTGTAATTCAGTAGTAGAGCAGTCCTACAGAGAAGTATGAGTTGAACATTCAAGCCTGGTTTTTCAACCTTCTCTCTGCAGCTGCTGAAATTGATCATCTAAAATTGTTGTTATTCCTCAGTTGAAATTTACAgcccaatattattattcactaACCATCTCGCTTATACTTTATTCATTTTCAGTTACcttgctattaattttttccttaattgATATCAAATTATATGAATAGCATTGGAAATTGACTTGATTGATGAAGTGAGTCATGACATACAAGAACTAGAGAAGAAACTTGATGTATATTCTAGTCAAGTGTTGAGTGTTAAggaaaaaccacaaaatattGCTACACTAAATCTTAGTCCAGCAACAATCAAAGGTAACTATCGTTCAAGTTGATATGCTGTCACTATAGGAAATGAGTTACAATAAATTGACATACTGGTATTAAAGGTGATAGTAGTTTACAgtgaaaaatgtctttgttCATCACAACACAGCATTAAATACAGATATTCCACCAGAAGTTataaacaaaagagaaaaaaatgttcaACTGGTAAGTTTACTTACTGTACATTTACTGTATTCTTGCTTCATTTAGAAACCTTGTATTTAGGTATTTACACATTTTAGACCACACGATTTTCTAAATTTCCCTGATGGACTGTTTGAAGATgccaaataataatttaatctcATTCTTCAGAACTGTAGATTAGATCAAATTTTAATGTGAGAGTTGACAGAACAGTGCTTGGTTGTTGTATTTCTGTTGGAATGAacatgaatttttctttttgtttcattagtATGGAGTAGCAGATGAACAAGCCAATGTAATGAAGAGTGTTCAGGTAGCTTATCCAATATGTAGAATATTCTGCAGGCATGAAAAAGAGTTCAAGCAGATTTTTGCACTTTCACTGAACTGAAGCAGGAGCTCAACACTACTGTGGGAAGGTTCAAGCCCCATACTGAGCCATtagaacataataattattattaatattattattaaaattcgTCCTACCGTTGGAAAATCCGTTGACTACCCGTTCGTTAGCCGTTGGATTTTACCCTCTCAACGGAAAACTGTTGTTGTAtgttttcgcgtgagaggtcgCATATTAACTTTTCGTTGACTGATTTTCTTTTTGCTCACATCTCCTGCTAACTGTTCTGCTTTGGATTGCATGAGTGGTTGTTAAGGGTTCTTGTTGGTTAGCAAGGCTGCTTTATAATACTGTGACCAGCAGTTATATAAAGAAGTTGTAAACTCCAGCTCACAGGCTCCTGACTGAAGACATGCaaatgcaaatttattaagAGTAGGTTCTGCAGAACAACACTAAGTAAACAGTATAAGAAGGAACAAAGGAATGATGTTGAATGCATCTGTGTGTGAAATGATttaatgatggttgcttggcaacaagGGAAGGAATagctgaaaagatttcagatcACCCTACTATTATTCAATCTTATATGCAGTTCTGATGTACTGTAAATCCTTCCAATTCTACTGGCTTGGGAAGTAGGGTAATGGCACAAGGGTGAAAGCCCATGTGTTTCCCCTGTTGTGTCCTACAAGACTTGATGCCAATACATAAAACATTTATACATGGTTTGATTATCAAGGCTGCAAAAAAAGTATAGCATGAGTAtatattaatgatatttacccaggaagctccactcacttgAAAGTGgtttttcagggaggtcctgcatctgatcgaattggaataaactaggatTCAGTTTTAGGAGGGAGGAAACCTGAGTGCCCAGAGGAAACCCTTGAAGTTAGGTTGAGATCAAtcgaaactcaatccacatgcAACATTtttagtagaggtggaaggcgtgattgatgtccactatgccagcctgacttcccaaggagtacagcacagggtattttatctagatggtcacccatccagatatcaaccccgtccaacggGGCTTAACATCAGTGAACAGACGGCAAtcggtgttttcccttttatttaaaaagTTCATGATTTATAACTCATTTGGTGTGGGTACGGCTATCACGTGATAGCTGTACCTACACCAAATGAGTTATAAATCATGAACTTTTTATTGCTGCTGGAGTATCGTTTAAgatatttgtctttttttctcataGTTCACATCCTACCCTGGATTCTTTCCTAATGAAGTGACGCCATTACCAGGGCAACTAGAAGCTCCTCAGTTGTTAAACAAAGTCACCAAAGTACAACAATTTCCTGTGAGTTTATGGTGGATCTTCAAAATTTCACACACAGTACCCACTAGTAAAAAAAGCAGTCTTTAGAAAATAAGGAACTGATGAAGAACCTAATTAGACTAACTTCCCAGTTTTGTTCCACTTTTATATACCAAAATCTGTGTACTTATACATTTTAGAGTATTGCATTGTGCATCTTGAGCAACTATCTTTTTGAGTGCATCGGGAAGGTGAATCTCACACGTCTGATAAATTGCATCAACGCATAGTCTTTGAAGAACTGACAAAATCATTCTACACTAGTCAGAGATAAATTTGTTGCATTTTGTTCACATTCATAGTACCTAGTTTTTACTTCAAATAATTTGTCTAATATATATAACTGAGTGCCCTAATCTGCCAGTAATTAAAGCATTCTTTGTAGCATCTGTATCCTCAGTTATGGTGATTTTTTAGTGATTTTTAGTTTTATGCTGGTGTTTGTTTTATTCTGAACTCATCTTTATgcaattttttgttctttttttcttaatctACTTGAAAGTGTTGAAAGCATGAGGGAAagattttttcctatttttcagTCACTGTTTCGTAAGCAATGGAAAAAGCTTTTCTTATCAGAAGAATCAGTGATGTTGTTACAGGTATCGATAACTCATAAGTTACGTTTCCTTTGTTTATACTACCATGGTGTATCTTAATGATGCAGTGCACTTATACACtgacctaaaatgatctaaTGATCTGAAGCAGGACACCATTATTGTACTGTATTTCTCAACTGAAGCTGTCTGATGTATGCCACTTCAGTCAGCTCTCGCACACTAAAGTTTTAATGTTTGACCTTTTCCCATTGTCAACTAGAGCTCATTCTTACAAAGGCATCCACAACTCAGCATGTATTGATATTCGAGAGTGAGGTTTTGTTATTGGTACTAAAAAGTATGGCATGGCTATTATTCCCAGTTATAGTATACGATATAATTTCTCTAATTTCAGGATACTTTCTGGTGGTTCTTTTTGGAAAGGTTTCAGGTCAGTGAAAGTACTCACTGAGGCTTGGGTTTTGGCTCCCTGTTATTGAAATGTGCCGGAGTGAACATAAG
This genomic interval carries:
- the LOC136931683 gene encoding protein FAM227B-like, which gives rise to MTCSSPAWYFRELTLKARKMFFTLRIHLSLSYASRIGLLIFSLLILRTFLSNLFLLNIRPGSSASIPIRKSQSNSTSMDPRVQAILAQYEEEEKQEQKKSKPKTPEPPRNLEDWLERRPAGLQEWPDKVVFDSKFEISVSSVGLGSLQDIMDDLAHHAPLEIDLIDEVSHDIQELEKKLDVYSSQVLSVKEKPQNIATLNLSPATIKALNTDIPPEVINKREKNVQLYGVADEQANVMKSVQFTSYPGFFPNEVTPLPGQLEAPQLLNKVTKVQQFPSLFRKQWKKLFLSEESVMLLQDTFWWFFLERFQPDCKKAQDGLFNRIANCFVTLFFSVSPDLKDKFFQYFADCLAQAVYAAYCEVFPRSYKLFDDEFKGFLLATISEWVTGTRPPPSSWEKWNLKLLEPSNIRELQDDRTQNLKANMSFDVDTCLEDNYAPTGKLEKAATQTGQGSPSRMGMAVIPTFDSTESHEIGPGPDFERVGFNLLGRSPLVSHFLRTRGLAGMGLQPVQAVGRTEVSKLPSLAPTYRQVIRESKKTARTLSNHYQRVLDSSEQESIRIQKQKRASLAKLERLKNDLVLRNQDIKVINERLLDLMAQPDYISSGYQRSALEQSSDDDT